In one window of Leptospira bourretii DNA:
- a CDS encoding phytoene desaturase family protein: MSHYDTVVIGAGNAGLMAATRLQREGSKTLLLERHNVPGGCATSFVRGDFEFEVALHQLSGVGTESNPFIMRRVFEELGVLDKIVLVQEEELYRIVIPGKLDVTLPADWEELKNHLKSLFPEEGNSIDRFFTLSEAVVNEYYFILPRVRLSNDQEKIRTKCPNFSSYGLRSTTDVLNEFFKNEDLISVITPYWSYVGIPTTDLVFAEFIGMVFFYCVYKPWHIKGGSQMLSSALLNSFEEAGGEVRFHCAAEKILTENGAVRAVLLETGETVTCDAVVSNASPLITYHEMLDLETPPSVLKDFQSRRMGVSAVCLYLGLDCPPEELGFTTASTFVMTTSNAEVNEDRMYTLDAPDWGMVTCYNFIDLELAPKGKSVVTLVALQYGEAWKDILPEQYISTKYEFGDKLIDLVEKAYPKIRAHIEKAEVATPMTMMRYLNTPGGAIYGFKQMLQDGHLFRESLDAIDGLYSASSWTSMGGFQPTYLNGYYTARKILKRSNIHRKSKTNVTAP; this comes from the coding sequence ATGTCTCATTATGACACTGTTGTAATTGGTGCCGGTAACGCCGGTTTAATGGCCGCTACTCGATTGCAGCGAGAAGGTTCAAAAACTTTGTTACTCGAGAGGCATAACGTCCCTGGTGGTTGTGCAACCTCCTTTGTGAGAGGAGATTTTGAATTTGAAGTGGCCCTCCATCAACTCAGCGGGGTGGGAACAGAATCAAATCCATTTATCATGCGCCGTGTCTTTGAAGAACTTGGTGTTCTGGATAAAATAGTTTTAGTTCAAGAAGAAGAACTCTATCGTATTGTGATACCTGGAAAATTAGATGTTACATTGCCTGCCGATTGGGAAGAATTAAAAAACCATTTAAAGAGTCTTTTTCCAGAAGAAGGGAATTCGATTGATCGTTTTTTTACTCTTAGTGAAGCCGTTGTGAATGAGTATTATTTTATTTTGCCGAGAGTTAGGTTATCCAACGATCAGGAAAAAATTCGAACAAAATGTCCAAATTTCTCATCTTACGGCCTTCGTTCCACAACCGATGTATTAAATGAATTTTTTAAGAATGAAGATCTCATTAGTGTCATCACACCTTATTGGAGTTATGTTGGTATACCTACAACGGACTTGGTTTTTGCTGAATTCATAGGTATGGTATTTTTTTATTGTGTTTATAAACCTTGGCATATCAAAGGCGGTTCCCAAATGCTTTCGAGTGCGCTACTTAATTCTTTTGAAGAAGCAGGTGGGGAAGTTCGTTTTCATTGCGCAGCAGAAAAAATTCTCACAGAGAACGGAGCTGTGCGAGCTGTTCTTCTCGAAACAGGAGAGACTGTCACTTGCGATGCTGTTGTATCGAACGCAAGTCCTCTTATCACTTACCATGAAATGTTAGATTTAGAAACGCCTCCTTCTGTTTTAAAAGATTTCCAATCAAGAAGGATGGGCGTTTCAGCCGTTTGCCTTTATTTGGGTTTGGATTGTCCTCCTGAAGAATTAGGCTTCACAACTGCTTCCACTTTTGTAATGACAACTTCTAATGCAGAGGTCAATGAAGATCGTATGTATACTTTGGATGCTCCTGATTGGGGAATGGTAACTTGTTATAATTTTATTGATTTGGAACTTGCTCCAAAAGGAAAATCGGTAGTCACTCTTGTTGCCTTACAATATGGAGAAGCGTGGAAGGATATACTTCCTGAACAATATATTTCCACAAAATATGAGTTTGGTGATAAACTAATTGATCTTGTTGAAAAGGCATATCCTAAAATTAGAGCACATATTGAAAAGGCAGAAGTTGCCACACCAATGACGATGATGCGTTATCTGAATACACCGGGTGGGGCCATATATGGTTTCAAACAAATGTTACAAGATGGACATTTGTTTCGTGAATCTTTGGATGCAATTGATGGACTTTATTCTGCCAGCAGTTGGACCAGTATGGGTGGGTTCCAA
- a CDS encoding TetR/AcrR family transcriptional regulator has translation MAGKKVKIDKPTSSYHHGDLRPALISAARSLLQNQGADALSLRSIASAIGVTHMAPYAHFKGKQELLQSVAASGYNELAANMLAAQKKHPKVQGRMMAYHYGVEYIHFAIASPNLYRLMMSQIDLEKKMGSDPHEREIWVSSQRPFRLLFAAFANEKVSKKLAHARALGAWATVHGIASLAIDGHLVLPEGMDVIQLFKATVSSSVDLG, from the coding sequence ATGGCCGGGAAAAAAGTGAAAATAGACAAACCTACCAGTTCCTACCATCACGGTGACCTTCGCCCTGCCCTTATATCTGCTGCGCGAAGCTTGTTGCAAAACCAAGGGGCCGATGCCCTTTCTTTACGATCTATCGCTTCTGCCATTGGTGTCACACATATGGCCCCCTATGCTCACTTTAAAGGGAAACAAGAATTACTACAGTCGGTAGCCGCATCCGGGTATAATGAACTGGCTGCGAATATGCTTGCGGCCCAAAAAAAACATCCGAAAGTCCAAGGTCGAATGATGGCCTATCATTACGGTGTGGAATACATCCATTTTGCAATCGCAAGTCCCAACCTTTACCGATTGATGATGAGCCAAATTGATTTGGAAAAAAAAATGGGTTCAGATCCACACGAAAGAGAGATTTGGGTGAGTTCACAACGTCCCTTTCGTTTGTTGTTTGCTGCCTTTGCAAATGAAAAAGTTAGTAAAAAATTAGCTCATGCCAGAGCACTTGGAGCTTGGGCTACTGTACATGGAATTGCTTCTCTTGCCATCGATGGACACTTAGTCCTTCCGGAAGGAATGGATGTGATCCAATTATTCAAAGCAACCGTTAGTTCCTCAGTGGATCTAGGATAA